One genomic window of Candidatus Caldatribacterium sp. includes the following:
- the tpiA gene encoding triose-phosphate isomerase (Reversibly isomerizes the ketone sugar dihydroxyacetone phosphate to the aldehyde sugar glyceraldehyde-3-phosphate): MGRLLIAAGNWKMHKTAEEASAYAEAFLPRMRMYR; encoded by the coding sequence ATGGGTCGTCTCCTCATTGCTGCTGGGAACTGGAAAATGCACAAGACTGCGGAGGAGGCCTCGGCGTACGCCGAGGCCTTCCTTCCGCGGATGCGGATGTACCG